In Sciurus carolinensis chromosome 17, mSciCar1.2, whole genome shotgun sequence, one genomic interval encodes:
- the LOC124968030 gene encoding olfactory receptor 7E24-like, with protein sequence MYLVTLLGNLLIILAVSSDSHLHTPMYFFLSNLSLADIGFISTMVPKMIVNLLNHSRVISYGGCLTQMSVFIIFGCMDDLLLTMMAYDRFVAICHPLHYSVIMNPRLCGFILLLSLLISLLDSQLQNLSVLNFSYFKDIEISNFFSDPSQLLNLTCSETFSSTIVKCFVFAIFGFIPISGIFFSYYKIISSILRIPSSSGNCKAFSTCESHLAVVCVFYGTGLEMYLGSAVSHSPRTGAVVSVMYTPMLKPFIYSLWNKDLKNSLRRLCSRLC encoded by the coding sequence atgtacctggtcacattgcttgggaacctgctcatcatcctggctgtcagctctgactcccacctccacacccccatgtacttcttcctctccaacctgtccctgGCTGACATTGGTTTCATCTCCACCATGGTCCCAAAGATGATTGTGAACCTCCTAAATCACAGCAGAGTCATCTCCTATGGGGGTTGCCTGACACAGATGtctgttttcatcatttttggaTGCATGGATGATCTGCTGCTGACcatgatggcctatgaccgctttgtggccatctgtcaccccttGCACTACTCAGTCATCATGAACCCTCGCCTGTGTGGCTTCATACTTTTGCTGTCTCTTTTAATTAGCCTTTTGGACTCCCAGCTGCAAAATTTGAGTGTCTTAAACTTTTCCTACTTCAAGGATATAGAAATTTCCAATTTCTTCTCTGACCCTTCTCAACTCCTTAATCTTACCTGTTCTGAAACTTTCTCCAGTACCATTGTCAAGTGCTTTGTTTTTGCCATATTTGGTTTTATTCCCATTTCAGGGAtctttttctcttattacaaaattatttcctCTATTCTGAGAATCCCATCCTCAAGTGGGAATtgcaaagccttctccacctgtgagTCTCACCTGGCAGTTGTCTGTGTATTTTATGGAACTGGCCTTGAAATGTACCTGGGCTCAGCTGTGTCACATTCTCCCAGAACAGGTGCAGTGGTCTCAGTGATGTACACACCCATGCTGAAACCCTTCATCTACAGCTTATGGAATAAGGACTTAAAAAACTCCCTGAGGAGGCTGTGCAGCAGATTGTGCTGA
- the LOC124969465 gene encoding actin-related protein 2/3 complex subunit 3-like → MPAYHSSLMDPDTKLIGNMALLPTRSQFKGPSPRQTKDTDNVDEDFYYFKANVFFKNYEIKNEANRTLMYITIYISECVKKLQKCNSKSEGAKEIYTLGITNFPIPGETGFPLNAIYAKPENKQEDEVMPAYLQQLRQETGLRLCDKVLILRMINPASGGLAL, encoded by the coding sequence ATGCCAGCCTACCACTCTTCTCTCATGGATCCTGACACCAAACTCATTGGAAACATGGCCCTGTTACCTACCAGAAGTCAGTTCAAAGGACCTTCCCCCAGACAGACAAAAGATACAGATAATGTAGATGAAGACTTCTATTACTTCAAAGCCAATGTCTTctttaaaaactatgaaattaagAATGAAGCCAATAGGACCTTGATGTATATCACCATCTACATTTCTGAGTGTGTAAAGAAACTCCAAAAGTGCAACTCCAAAAGTGAAGGTGCAAAAGAAATATATACCCTGGGAATCACTAATTTTCCCATTCCTGGAGAGACTGGTTTTCCTCTTAATGCAATTTATGCCAAACCTGAAAACAAACAGGAAGATGAAGTCATGCCAGCCTACCTACAGCAGCTAAGGCAAGAGACTGGACTGAGACTTTGTGACAAAGTTTTGATCCTCAGAATGATAAACCCAGCAAGTGGTGGACTTGCTTTATGA